Proteins encoded in a region of the Solanum dulcamara chromosome 9, daSolDulc1.2, whole genome shotgun sequence genome:
- the LOC129902838 gene encoding protein EXORDIUM-like 2 encodes MGSSKPMITIFLLLFSLFVLVPNPSLANSRILALVKEKPLVLKYHKGALLKGNVTINLIWYGKFTPAQRSIIVDFIQSLSPKTKKITPPPSVALWWRTTEAYKGGASVISLGKQIIDEKYSVGKYLKDSQLESLASKATHANSIAILLTAMDVAVDDFCMNRCGMHGSTRVKKGGKFAYAWVGNSASQCPGQCAWPFQKPIVGPQITPLVAPNGDVGVDGMIINLATVLAGTVTNPFDGGYFQGPANAPLEAVSACTGIFGLGAFPGYPGTVLLDKKTGGSYNAPGVNGRKYLLPAMWDPKTSKCKTVV; translated from the coding sequence ATGGGATCCTCTAAGCCTATGATAACCATTTTTCTCTTGCTATTCTCACTCTTTGTTCTTGTTCCTAATCCTTCTTTAGCCAATTCAAGAATACTTGCTCTAGTTAAAGAAAAACCCCTTGTCCTAAAATACCACAAAGGGGCTCTATTAAAGGGAAACGTTACTATTAATCTTATATGGTATGGAAAATTCACCCCTGCACAACGTTCGATTATCGTCGATTTCATCCAATCTCTTAGCCCTAAGACCAAGAAAATTACGCCACCTCCTTCCGTCGCTTTGTGGTGGCGCACCACCGAGGCGTACAAAGGTGGCGCTTCCGTTATTTCCTTGGGAAAACAAATTATCGACGAAAAATATTCTGTTGGAAAATATCTAAAAGACTCTCAACTAGAGTCTTTGGCTTCTAAGGCTACTCATGCCAATTCTATCGCTATCCTATTGACGGCGATGGATGTAGCCGTCGACGACTTCTGCATGAACCGATGTGGCATGCACGGGTCGACCCGGGTGAAGAAAGGAGGTAAATTTGCATATGCTTGGGTGGGTAACTCGGCGAGTCAATGTCCGGGTCAATGCGCGTGGCCATTCCAAAAGCCTATTGTGGGGCCACAGATTACGCCATTAGTCGCACCTAACGGCGACGTGGGAGTTGACGGAATGATTATTAACTTGGCGACTGTTTTGGCGGGTACCGTTACAAACCCGTTTGATGGCGGGTATTTTCAGGGTCCAGCTAACGCGCCTTTAGAAGCTGTGTCTGCTTGCACAGGGATATTCGGATTGGGTGCTTTTCCTGGATATCCGGGTACGGTTTTGCTGGATAAGAAGACGGGTGGTAGCTATAATGCACCGGGGGTGAATGGGCGGAAGTATCTGCTTCCTGCTATGTGGGACCCAAAAACATCAAAGTGCAAGACAGTCGTgtga